A genomic region of Chlorobaculum parvum NCIB 8327 contains the following coding sequences:
- a CDS encoding HNH endonuclease signature motif containing protein, with the protein MSKKTFNALISRGFDSQLANSIISKGLTLTKLKQSDSKALEKLGIDRLKIESILKEQRPPIPIDTVIKLLYESKRVCCICRDKDRSVVIHHIKEWHLSKDHSEDNLVVLCLEHHNDAHTKKGQSLSLTERQIIEAKKEWIKTVKCVDALTILGLSSHDGGRWDYFNHNRIFEMFLDKSLSNTDYKTTHRVQELGLINEIGTFSVKDSEKTQFYNFGDGHILYYYMKELFNDVLKTIPLIDITDKFNKEDIRALLTPGKFIAFQGGFYFKDLSSSNEGKNQRRLCYYKKDGVKLEFEFDAYEATSNSAWGTHLQGKKVVTPICFVKSVVEEKGEIIIGLSCLAIGSYFLEHQYRQNDDNLQLIKAKFSSYFDEDVDDL; encoded by the coding sequence ATGAGCAAAAAAACATTTAATGCTTTGATATCCAGAGGATTTGATAGTCAGTTAGCTAATTCGATCATAAGTAAAGGACTAACATTAACCAAATTAAAACAATCCGACTCAAAAGCTCTTGAGAAGCTCGGGATTGATAGGTTAAAAATAGAGTCTATACTAAAAGAACAGAGACCCCCGATCCCAATAGATACAGTTATCAAGCTATTATATGAATCCAAAAGAGTGTGTTGTATTTGTAGAGATAAGGATAGATCAGTAGTGATTCATCATATAAAAGAATGGCATCTAAGTAAAGATCATAGTGAAGATAATCTTGTTGTTCTATGCTTGGAGCATCACAATGATGCGCACACAAAAAAAGGACAGAGTTTAAGTTTAACTGAAAGACAAATAATTGAAGCCAAAAAGGAATGGATTAAAACGGTTAAGTGTGTCGATGCTTTGACAATATTGGGGCTTTCATCTCACGATGGTGGTAGGTGGGATTATTTTAATCATAATAGAATATTTGAAATGTTTTTGGATAAGAGCCTGAGTAACACAGATTATAAAACGACACACAGAGTTCAAGAATTGGGTTTAATAAATGAAATTGGAACTTTTTCAGTAAAAGATAGTGAAAAGACACAGTTCTATAATTTTGGGGACGGGCATATACTTTATTATTATATGAAAGAATTGTTTAATGATGTCTTAAAAACAATTCCTTTAATTGATATTACTGATAAATTTAATAAAGAGGATATAAGGGCATTGTTAACGCCCGGCAAATTCATTGCATTTCAAGGGGGCTTTTATTTTAAAGACTTATCAAGCAGCAATGAAGGCAAAAACCAAAGACGCTTATGTTATTACAAGAAAGATGGCGTTAAATTAGAGTTCGAATTTGATGCATATGAAGCTACTTCAAACTCGGCCTGGGGGACTCATTTGCAAGGGAAAAAAGTTGTAACCCCTATTTGTTTTGTAAAAAGTGTTGTTGAGGAAAAAGGGGAAATAATTATTGGGTTAAGTTGTTTGGCGATAGGCTCATATTTTCTTGAGCATCAATACAGGCAAAATGACGATAACCTACAGCTTATAAAGGCTAAATTTAGTTCATATTTTGACGAAGATGTCGATGATTTATAG
- the recD gene encoding exodeoxyribonuclease V subunit alpha — MIDFIERPIDRQAATFLCRGVTENAELLRTVVSLLSQAVGQGHVCLDLEEIAEELVRISGQDEPLRLSDAASLITALRSLPTLGGPGEHCPLILDAAGRLYLYRYYRYESLLADAIRARAASETDEIDEAALAAQLDRYFGSDESGKDNQRQAALTALRRRFSVISGGPGTGKTTTVARILGLLLEQPGGERLRIAMAAPTGKAAARLASSIASLRKTLPCAEEVKRAVPSQVTTIHRLLGTLPGSTGFRHNERNPLPCDVVIVDEASMVDLPLMTALVTALPPHARLIFIGDRDQLASVEAGAVLGDICRAAESPGSSIAGCVTVLDRNYRFGDGSGIAALSRAVNAGDDSEALRLLDDSSSSIVLEATPTRETIKKRLAAPVLEGFRPCLEAETPAAALRLFDRFRILTALREGPWGAAGMNHAAETLLHEAGLIRRDTPFYRGRPVLVTENDYTHKLFNGDTGIILPDPETGNLRAFFAAPDGTIRAIPQEFLPRHETAFAMTVHKSQGSEFDRVLMVLPPEDTVLLTRELIYTGITRAKQKVAIWSDEAVFSAAVKRRTERRSGLREKLAVTSPGLN; from the coding sequence ATGATCGACTTTATCGAACGACCTATCGATCGGCAGGCGGCGACATTTCTCTGCCGGGGTGTGACGGAAAACGCGGAATTGCTGCGCACGGTGGTTTCGCTGCTCAGTCAGGCGGTGGGGCAGGGGCATGTCTGCCTCGATCTGGAGGAGATTGCCGAAGAGCTCGTGCGGATTTCCGGACAGGATGAGCCGCTGCGCCTGTCCGACGCCGCAAGCCTCATCACCGCTCTGCGCTCGCTGCCGACGCTCGGTGGGCCAGGGGAGCATTGCCCGTTGATTCTCGACGCCGCCGGACGGCTCTATCTCTACCGCTACTACCGCTACGAGTCGCTGCTTGCTGACGCCATTCGCGCCCGCGCTGCGTCGGAAACAGACGAAATCGATGAAGCCGCGCTTGCCGCGCAGCTCGATCGTTACTTTGGTTCCGACGAGTCCGGCAAGGATAACCAGCGGCAGGCCGCGCTGACGGCGCTCCGGCGGCGCTTTTCGGTCATCTCCGGCGGCCCCGGCACCGGCAAAACCACCACAGTCGCGCGCATCCTCGGCCTCCTGCTCGAACAACCCGGCGGAGAGCGCCTGCGCATCGCGATGGCTGCGCCCACCGGCAAAGCCGCCGCCCGGCTCGCCTCGTCCATCGCCTCGCTCCGGAAAACGCTGCCATGCGCTGAAGAGGTCAAACGCGCCGTCCCGAGCCAGGTTACGACGATCCACCGACTGCTCGGCACGCTGCCCGGCTCGACTGGCTTTCGCCACAACGAGCGCAACCCGCTGCCTTGCGATGTGGTGATCGTCGATGAAGCCTCGATGGTCGATCTGCCGCTCATGACCGCGCTCGTCACGGCGCTTCCGCCGCACGCCCGGCTCATTTTCATCGGCGACCGCGACCAGCTCGCCTCGGTCGAAGCCGGAGCGGTGCTTGGCGACATCTGTCGCGCTGCCGAATCGCCCGGTTCCTCCATCGCCGGATGCGTCACCGTGCTCGACCGCAACTACCGTTTCGGCGACGGCTCCGGCATCGCCGCCCTCAGCCGTGCCGTCAACGCTGGCGACGACAGTGAAGCGCTCCGCCTGCTCGACGACTCCAGCAGCAGCATTGTCCTCGAAGCGACGCCGACGCGCGAAACGATCAAAAAGCGCCTCGCCGCCCCGGTGCTCGAAGGGTTCCGCCCCTGCCTCGAAGCCGAAACGCCCGCCGCAGCGCTGCGCCTCTTCGACCGCTTCCGCATCCTCACCGCCCTGCGCGAAGGCCCGTGGGGAGCCGCCGGCATGAACCACGCCGCCGAAACGCTGCTCCACGAAGCCGGACTCATCCGCCGCGACACGCCGTTCTACCGTGGCCGCCCCGTGCTCGTCACCGAAAACGACTACACCCACAAACTTTTCAACGGCGACACCGGCATCATCCTCCCCGACCCCGAAACCGGCAACCTCCGAGCCTTCTTCGCCGCCCCCGACGGCACGATCCGCGCCATTCCGCAAGAGTTCCTGCCTAGGCACGAAACCGCTTTCGCCATGACCGTCCACAAAAGCCAGGGATCGGAGTTTGACAGGGTTTTGATGGTTCTGCCGCCGGAGGATACTGTTTTGCTGACAAGGGAATTGATTTATACCGGGATTACGCGGGCGAAGCAGAAAGTTGCGATTTGGAGCGACGAGGCTGTTTTTTCGGCGGCGGTGAAGCGCCGGACAGAGCGGAGGAGCGGGTTGAGAGAGAAGTTAGCAGTCACCTCACCTGGTTTGAATTGA
- a CDS encoding DUF2442 domain-containing protein, which yields MVVEIEYPFAQDVRVSEDPLIVELSDGHTIFVSLGWLPRLENRCLEERANWRLIGKGHGIHWPDMDRRHQRGRASGREAVQRKVRRRLKSGFRGEFLVRLSRPIWDARHNSVLRKNNLAVI from the coding sequence TTGGTTGTTGAAATCGAATATCCTTTCGCTCAGGACGTTCGTGTCAGCGAGGATCCGCTAATCGTCGAACTGAGCGACGGCCACACCATTTTTGTTTCTTTAGGCTGGCTTCCGCGCCTTGAAAACAGATGTCTTGAAGAACGAGCAAACTGGCGGCTGATTGGCAAGGGCCACGGAATCCATTGGCCCGATATGGATAGAAGACATCAGCGAGGAAGGGCTTCTGGCCGGGAAGCCGTCCAGCGAAAAGTCAGGCGTCGTTTAAAAAGTGGCTTCAGAGGAGAGTTTCTCGTTAGGCTCAGTCGTCCGATATGGGACGCAAGGCACAATAGCGTTTTACGTAAAAACAATTTAGCTGTTATTTGA
- a CDS encoding LapA family protein: MPTLYLIVALVIAVIAVLFALQNSMLVTISFLSWEISGSLSLVLLATLAIGVLIGLLVLAPSALKKTFKASSQRKRINALEHEVSEHKAKVAELQRPVPTPSLPETQQSSQSSKEEGDWD, translated from the coding sequence ATGCCAACACTTTATTTGATCGTCGCGCTTGTCATTGCGGTTATTGCGGTGCTGTTTGCGTTGCAAAACTCGATGCTTGTCACCATCTCCTTTTTAAGCTGGGAGATTTCCGGATCGCTTTCACTGGTTTTGTTAGCCACCCTCGCTATCGGCGTGCTGATTGGTTTGCTCGTGCTTGCTCCTTCAGCGCTCAAAAAGACCTTCAAGGCTTCGAGTCAGCGGAAACGAATCAACGCGCTCGAACATGAAGTGAGTGAGCACAAAGCCAAAGTTGCCGAACTTCAGAGACCTGTCCCGACGCCCTCATTGCCCGAAACACAGCAGTCATCGCAATCATCGAAAGAAGAAGGGGATTGGGACTAA
- a CDS encoding RNA recognition motif domain-containing protein, producing the protein MNIYIGNLDYEITETDLRDAFSEFGDVAKASVIMDKFSGRSKGFGFVEMTNDEEANEAISSLNESKLGSRNIKVNEAKPREERSSSRY; encoded by the coding sequence ATGAATATTTACATCGGCAATCTTGATTACGAAATCACTGAAACCGATCTTCGTGATGCTTTCAGCGAATTTGGTGATGTCGCCAAAGCAAGCGTCATTATGGACAAATTCTCCGGACGCTCCAAAGGTTTTGGCTTTGTCGAAATGACAAACGACGAAGAAGCGAATGAAGCCATTTCGTCTTTGAACGAGAGCAAGCTTGGCTCCAGAAACATCAAGGTCAACGAGGCAAAACCCCGCGAAGAGCGTTCTTCGTCAAGGTACTGA
- a CDS encoding DUF4266 domain-containing protein — protein MSNTGKALLLAMMSFVGLAGCASVQPWEKQNLAKPAMTFDRDRLESGYTEHIYSSKEAASGGAGIGGGGCGCN, from the coding sequence ATGAGTAATACAGGCAAAGCACTGTTGCTGGCGATGATGAGCTTTGTGGGACTTGCTGGATGTGCGAGCGTGCAGCCCTGGGAGAAGCAGAACCTGGCAAAACCGGCCATGACCTTTGACCGGGATCGGCTTGAATCCGGCTATACCGAACATATTTACAGCAGCAAGGAGGCGGCATCCGGTGGGGCCGGAATCGGCGGAGGCGGTTGCGGATGCAATTGA
- a CDS encoding TlpA family protein disulfide reductase, protein MSFILKRVSSVLIAFIVAFGISVDAKAFEPGEQAADFTLPGKTGVVKLSDMKGSVIYLDFWASWCGPCRQSFPWMNRMQAKFKDKGFQVLAVNLDAKTDQATKFLSQVPADFTVAFDSKGQTPRVYGVKGMPTSFLIDRNGKVLWQHAGFNSADTQELEQKIQAALEAR, encoded by the coding sequence ATGTCATTCATCCTGAAAAGAGTGAGTTCCGTCCTGATTGCGTTCATTGTGGCCTTTGGCATAAGCGTCGATGCGAAGGCGTTTGAGCCGGGGGAGCAGGCGGCGGATTTTACGCTTCCCGGAAAAACCGGAGTGGTGAAACTCTCTGACATGAAAGGGTCGGTGATCTATCTCGATTTCTGGGCTTCGTGGTGCGGGCCGTGCCGTCAGTCGTTTCCGTGGATGAACCGGATGCAGGCGAAGTTCAAGGACAAAGGATTCCAGGTGCTGGCGGTCAATCTCGATGCAAAAACCGATCAGGCCACGAAATTTCTCTCGCAGGTGCCCGCCGATTTTACCGTTGCGTTCGATTCGAAAGGTCAAACACCGCGCGTGTATGGCGTAAAAGGAATGCCTACGAGCTTTTTGATTGATCGGAATGGCAAGGTTTTGTGGCAACATGCCGGGTTCAATTCTGCCGATACCCAAGAGCTTGAGCAGAAGATTCAAGCCGCACTGGAGGCCCGTTGA
- a CDS encoding DUF3570 domain-containing protein produces the protein MQLKNKSRTATALLASAAMLLPSAKNACADTPPEQGVVSMRYLNYHDYQKGDTDLTAGMSRDRIDVNALSFYGMMPIAGKWSIAGTFTEDSVSGASPAYHGAGFPADSMSGASAEIRYSGDLKLTRYFSRGTLSVGGSYSEESDYISRGCSLNGTWSTESRNTTFSLGTAYSSDTIFLNKSTVVASKQSDTPGRKRIVSGLFGVTQVMSQNDIVQMTATYAHGDGYYSDPYKDPDVRPGKRNMFTFLTRWNHHFDGPDGTARFSYRYYNDSFGIVAHTFDLEYVQPLPNGWEITPMVRFYSQSAADFYVPTGDDPLAPTPVPAGAEHYSEDQRLSAFGAFSYGVKVSKELGRSWTADVQYENYQQRYDWCINDDGDSGIPSFRFRNIQLGLSRKL, from the coding sequence ATGCAATTGAAGAATAAATCGAGAACGGCCACAGCGCTGCTCGCCTCTGCGGCCATGCTGCTTCCGTCGGCCAAGAACGCTTGCGCCGATACGCCGCCTGAACAGGGCGTCGTGAGCATGAGGTACCTGAATTATCATGACTACCAGAAAGGTGATACTGACCTGACGGCTGGCATGTCGCGCGACCGGATCGATGTCAATGCGCTTTCGTTTTACGGCATGATGCCGATCGCCGGGAAGTGGTCGATTGCGGGCACCTTTACCGAGGATTCGGTAAGCGGCGCATCACCGGCGTATCATGGAGCGGGCTTTCCGGCGGACTCGATGTCAGGCGCCTCGGCAGAGATCCGTTACTCGGGCGATCTGAAGCTCACCCGCTACTTTTCGAGGGGCACGTTGAGTGTCGGCGGCAGCTATTCGGAGGAGTCCGATTACATCTCGCGCGGCTGCTCGCTGAACGGCACCTGGTCAACCGAAAGCAGGAACACCACTTTCAGCCTCGGAACGGCTTACAGCAGCGACACGATTTTTCTGAACAAGTCAACGGTGGTGGCTTCCAAGCAAAGCGATACGCCAGGCAGAAAACGAATCGTTTCGGGTCTGTTCGGCGTGACACAGGTCATGTCGCAAAACGACATTGTGCAGATGACCGCAACCTACGCACATGGCGACGGCTACTACAGCGACCCGTACAAAGACCCCGACGTGCGGCCCGGTAAGCGGAACATGTTCACCTTCCTGACCCGCTGGAACCACCATTTCGACGGACCGGACGGCACCGCGAGATTTTCGTACCGTTATTACAACGACTCGTTCGGCATCGTGGCGCACACGTTCGATCTTGAATACGTGCAGCCGTTGCCGAACGGGTGGGAAATTACACCGATGGTGCGATTCTATTCGCAAAGCGCGGCCGATTTCTATGTGCCTACCGGCGACGATCCGCTCGCCCCGACGCCGGTGCCTGCCGGAGCTGAACACTACTCCGAAGACCAGCGGTTATCAGCTTTCGGCGCTTTCAGTTACGGCGTGAAGGTCTCCAAAGAGCTGGGGCGAAGCTGGACTGCGGACGTGCAGTACGAAAACTATCAACAGCGTTACGACTGGTGCATCAACGACGATGGCGATTCGGGCATCCCATCCTTCAGGTTCAGAAACATCCAGCTCGGATTGTCGCGCAAGCTGTGA